The following proteins are co-located in the Sporosarcina pasteurii genome:
- a CDS encoding YpoC family protein, with amino-acid sequence MNRFSKDLLKPYFEPWDNVKEAIEQMYEENNPGKIEQMEQSIQQYIQLLEYGGTEINDLTGKNEYILLPLNGSERLEFIKKQIHSRYAFVQLSALFDETRKKAARLSVTH; translated from the coding sequence ATGAATCGCTTTTCTAAAGACTTACTAAAACCTTATTTTGAGCCGTGGGACAATGTGAAAGAAGCAATTGAACAAATGTATGAGGAAAACAATCCAGGAAAAATCGAGCAAATGGAACAATCAATTCAACAGTATATCCAATTATTGGAGTATGGTGGAACCGAAATAAATGACCTGACTGGAAAAAATGAGTATATTTTACTACCGTTAAACGGTAGTGAGCGACTTGAATTTATTAAAAAACAAATACATAGCCGGTATGCCTTTGTTCAATTATCTGCTTTATTTGATGAAACAAGAAAGAAAGCAGCTCGACTATCCGTGACTCATTGA
- the recU gene encoding Holliday junction resolvase RecU, which produces MTIRYPNGKRYRPVRAATERQIVHNDTYSNRGKTLEDELNDSNEYYLSRNIAVIHKKPIPIQVVNVNYPSRSAAVITEAYYRTPSTTDYNGVWNGKYIDFEAKETKSKTSFPLQNIHAHQVEHMKRVQEQHGITFLIIRFSSLDRYFIVPYEMMMQKWTRMKDGGRKSIPLKEFEQEAIEIKIGLMPTIDYLKGITTLMNNEE; this is translated from the coding sequence ATGACGATACGTTATCCGAATGGGAAACGATATAGGCCAGTTAGAGCGGCGACGGAGCGTCAAATTGTGCACAATGATACGTATAGTAATCGAGGGAAAACCTTAGAGGATGAACTGAACGATTCCAATGAATACTATCTAAGTAGAAACATTGCTGTCATCCATAAAAAACCAATACCGATACAAGTAGTCAATGTAAATTATCCATCTCGCAGTGCGGCAGTAATTACCGAAGCTTATTATCGGACACCGTCAACAACAGATTATAACGGCGTATGGAATGGAAAATATATTGACTTTGAGGCGAAAGAAACGAAAAGTAAAACCTCTTTTCCACTTCAAAATATACATGCTCATCAAGTGGAACATATGAAACGTGTACAGGAACAACATGGCATTACATTTTTAATTATTCGTTTTTCATCACTAGATCGATACTTCATCGTTCCCTATGAAATGATGATGCAAAAGTGGACTAGAATGAAAGATGGCGGAAGAAAATCGATTCCACTCAAAGAGTTCGAACAAGAAGCCATTGAAATTAAAATCGGTTTAATGCCAACGATAGACTATTTGAAAGGTATCACTACATTAATGAACAATGAAGAGTAA
- a CDS encoding pyridoxal phosphate-dependent aminotransferase, whose protein sequence is MNNRLASRVNTLTPSTTLAITAKAKEMRESGIDVIGLGAGEPDFNTPENILSAAIDSMKDGKTKYTPSGGLLELKDAVIAKLERDQGLTYERGEVMIGVGAKHVLYTLFQVTLNPGDEVIIPTPYWVSYPEQVKLAGGVPVHIEGTTAANFKVTAEQIENAVTDKTKAIIINSPGNPTGMIYTREELESIVQVCKEKDILIVSDEIYEKLIYDGNEHISPAQLSEDAKKRTLIINGVSKSHSMTGWRIGYVAGDAEIVKAMTNLASHSTSNPTTTAQYAALEAYNGPQDTVEEMRKDFEARLDKVHPQLAEIPGFHVLKPQGAFYLLPDVTEALEKTGFANVDDFAAALLTEANVAIIPGSGFGAPNTIRLSYATSIELIEEAIRRIHQFVKDNWKE, encoded by the coding sequence TTGAACAATCGCTTAGCATCTAGAGTAAATACTTTAACGCCTTCAACAACTTTAGCTATTACGGCAAAAGCAAAGGAAATGAGAGAGTCAGGAATTGACGTCATTGGTCTTGGCGCGGGTGAACCTGACTTTAACACACCAGAGAATATATTGTCTGCTGCAATCGATTCAATGAAAGATGGTAAAACGAAATATACGCCTTCTGGTGGTTTACTCGAATTGAAAGATGCGGTCATTGCCAAATTAGAAAGAGACCAGGGGCTTACATATGAGCGTGGTGAAGTGATGATTGGCGTTGGGGCAAAACATGTATTATATACACTTTTCCAAGTGACATTAAACCCAGGCGATGAAGTTATTATTCCAACACCTTATTGGGTAAGCTACCCTGAACAAGTGAAATTAGCAGGTGGCGTACCCGTACATATCGAAGGAACGACAGCAGCGAATTTCAAAGTAACAGCAGAGCAAATTGAAAATGCTGTGACAGATAAAACGAAAGCGATTATCATCAATTCACCAGGTAATCCAACTGGAATGATCTATACGAGAGAAGAACTTGAAAGCATCGTTCAAGTGTGTAAAGAGAAAGATATTTTAATCGTATCAGATGAAATTTATGAAAAACTAATTTACGATGGAAATGAACATATTTCACCTGCACAATTATCTGAGGATGCGAAAAAACGTACATTAATTATTAACGGTGTCTCAAAATCGCATTCTATGACAGGTTGGAGAATTGGGTACGTTGCTGGAGATGCTGAAATTGTAAAAGCGATGACGAACCTTGCAAGTCATTCAACATCAAATCCAACGACAACTGCACAATACGCTGCGCTTGAAGCGTATAATGGACCACAAGATACAGTTGAAGAGATGCGTAAAGATTTCGAAGCGAGATTAGACAAAGTTCATCCACAGCTGGCAGAAATTCCAGGTTTCCATGTATTAAAACCACAAGGCGCGTTTTACTTGTTACCAGATGTTACTGAAGCACTGGAGAAGACGGGCTTTGCAAATGTAGATGATTTTGCTGCAGCACTATTAACTGAAGCGAATGTTGCGATTATTCCGGGCTCAGGCTTCGGAGCACCAAATACAATTCGTTTATCCTACGCAACATCTATTGAGTTAATTGAAGAAGCAATTCGCCGCATCCATCAATTTGTTAAAGATAATTGGAAAGAGTAA
- a CDS encoding YppE family protein: MSLIEKCEILLAVCAECRQRHTDMREQDREPDFFNEVKPYADKYHALLDEWAEESYEWIKVAKPKYTHPVQIETLTDGMKQFIVQSFYKKTGLKRFVQSIQSAEYTLKTFIDALEREGEGK, translated from the coding sequence ATGAGTTTAATAGAAAAGTGTGAAATACTACTTGCTGTCTGCGCAGAATGTCGCCAACGGCATACAGACATGAGAGAACAAGATAGAGAACCAGATTTTTTTAATGAAGTAAAACCTTATGCAGATAAATATCATGCTTTATTAGATGAATGGGCAGAAGAATCCTACGAATGGATAAAAGTAGCAAAGCCTAAATATACCCATCCTGTACAAATTGAAACACTTACTGATGGGATGAAACAATTTATCGTTCAATCTTTTTACAAAAAAACGGGATTGAAGCGATTTGTGCAATCTATCCAGTCTGCAGAATATACGCTGAAAACTTTTATTGATGCATTGGAAAGGGAAGGAGAAGGAAAATGA
- the asnS gene encoding asparagine--tRNA ligase: MKTIMIHEMADHVGETVRIGAWLANKRSSGKIAFLQLRDGSGFVQGVVVKEVVGEEIFKTARGISQETSLYITGEVVVDERSSFGYELQVSDVKIIKEAVDYPITPKNHGTEFLMDNRHLWLRSRKQHAVMKVRDEIIRATYEFFHMNGFVKVDPPILTGSSPEGTSDLFETNYFDEKAYLSQSGQLYMEAAAMALGKVFSFGPTFRAEKSSTRRHLIEFWMIEPEMAFVEHAESLEVQEQYVSHIVQSVLQNCPLELERLGRDVSKLEKIQAPFPRISYDDAIEFLHEKGFDDIQWGDDFGAPHETAIAESYDMPVFITHYPIGIKPFYMQPHPDRDDVVLCADLIAPEGYGEIIGGSERIYDYELMKQRIKEHNLDEEAYKWYLDLSKYGAVPHSGFGLGLERTVAWISGVEHVRETNPFPRLLNRLYP; the protein is encoded by the coding sequence ATGAAAACAATTATGATTCATGAAATGGCAGACCATGTCGGAGAAACAGTGCGTATCGGCGCATGGCTTGCGAATAAACGTTCAAGCGGTAAAATCGCATTTTTACAATTACGAGACGGTTCTGGTTTCGTACAGGGCGTCGTTGTAAAAGAAGTAGTAGGAGAAGAAATTTTCAAAACAGCAAGAGGGATTTCACAGGAAACCTCACTATATATCACTGGAGAAGTCGTAGTCGATGAAAGATCATCATTTGGCTATGAATTACAAGTGAGCGACGTCAAAATCATTAAAGAAGCAGTAGATTATCCAATTACGCCAAAAAACCATGGAACAGAATTTTTAATGGACAATCGTCATCTTTGGTTACGTTCACGTAAGCAACATGCAGTTATGAAAGTTCGCGATGAAATTATCCGCGCGACATATGAGTTTTTCCATATGAATGGCTTCGTCAAAGTTGACCCGCCAATTTTAACAGGTTCTTCACCTGAAGGTACATCAGATTTATTTGAAACAAATTACTTTGATGAAAAAGCTTATTTATCACAATCCGGTCAGTTGTATATGGAAGCTGCGGCGATGGCACTAGGAAAAGTATTTTCATTTGGACCCACTTTCCGTGCAGAGAAATCAAGCACACGTCGTCACTTAATCGAGTTTTGGATGATTGAGCCTGAAATGGCTTTTGTTGAACACGCGGAAAGCTTAGAAGTACAAGAACAATATGTGTCACATATCGTTCAATCTGTCCTTCAAAACTGTCCATTAGAACTTGAGAGACTTGGCCGTGATGTATCGAAACTTGAAAAAATTCAAGCGCCATTCCCACGTATTTCATATGACGATGCAATTGAATTTTTACATGAAAAAGGTTTTGATGATATTCAGTGGGGCGATGATTTCGGTGCACCTCATGAAACTGCAATTGCAGAAAGTTATGATATGCCTGTATTTATTACACATTATCCAATCGGCATTAAACCATTCTACATGCAGCCACATCCAGACCGAGATGATGTCGTATTATGTGCAGATTTAATTGCACCTGAAGGATACGGCGAAATTATCGGCGGTTCAGAACGAATTTATGATTATGAGCTGATGAAACAACGTATTAAAGAACATAATCTAGATGAAGAGGCGTACAAATGGTATCTTGATCTATCTAAATACGGAGCAGTCCCACACTCAGGCTTCGGGCTTGGACTTGAACGAACAGTTGCCTGGATTTCAGGTGTAGAACACGTTCGCGAAACAAACCCATTCCCACGTTTATTAAATAGATTGTATCCATAA
- the nth gene encoding endonuclease III, whose amino-acid sequence MLTKKNWEFCLEQFAEMFPDAHCELVHDNAFELLVATLLSAQCTDVLVNRVTAELFKKYKTPEDYVAVEIEELQNDIRSIGLYRNKSKNIQALSQLLIDEYGGEVPADRDLLMTFPGVGRKTANVVVSNAFGIPALAVDTHVERVAKRLGMNRWKDSPLAVEEKIMRWTPKDNWTDTHHQIIFFGRYHCKAQNPGCDVCPLLSICREGKKRMKARA is encoded by the coding sequence ATGTTAACGAAGAAGAACTGGGAATTTTGCCTTGAACAATTTGCGGAAATGTTTCCTGATGCGCATTGTGAATTAGTCCATGATAACGCTTTTGAATTATTAGTTGCAACGCTTCTTTCTGCACAATGTACAGATGTACTCGTGAACCGTGTTACCGCAGAGTTGTTTAAAAAATATAAAACTCCGGAAGATTACGTAGCCGTAGAAATTGAAGAATTACAAAACGATATCCGGTCGATTGGATTATATCGCAACAAATCTAAAAATATTCAAGCGCTTAGCCAATTGCTGATTGATGAATACGGCGGAGAGGTGCCTGCAGATCGGGATTTATTAATGACTTTTCCAGGGGTAGGTAGGAAGACAGCGAATGTCGTTGTCTCCAATGCATTCGGTATTCCGGCATTAGCTGTTGACACACATGTCGAGAGGGTAGCGAAAAGATTAGGGATGAATCGCTGGAAAGATTCACCGCTAGCTGTTGAAGAGAAAATAATGCGTTGGACACCAAAAGACAATTGGACAGACACACATCATCAAATTATTTTCTTTGGAAGATATCATTGTAAAGCGCAAAATCCTGGCTGTGACGTTTGTCCATTGTTATCGATTTGTAGAGAAGGAAAAAAACGGATGAAGGCGAGGGCATAA
- a CDS encoding DnaD domain-containing protein, with protein sequence MQPDERLHLWIEQGSVNISQLFFHNYKQLQIEDLDAMLIMQMTAFRAEGNLFPTPKDFANRMHLTENEVTVILQRLMQRGFLQIVQSRDEQGVLHEVFSLSPLWNRLTDKKILVKEEEEEQEDKIEEGELFKLFEQEFGRFLSPMETESISMWLDEDGHSTDIIRAALREAVIAQKVSLRYIDRILFEWKKKNVKSMADVERQAKKFRTTGVRPSEQEKTVRVKRVPFYNWLEERE encoded by the coding sequence ATGCAACCAGACGAAAGACTCCATCTGTGGATTGAACAGGGAAGTGTCAATATTTCACAGCTCTTTTTTCACAATTATAAACAGCTTCAAATTGAAGACCTAGATGCGATGCTGATTATGCAAATGACAGCTTTTCGAGCAGAAGGAAACCTATTCCCGACGCCTAAAGACTTTGCAAATCGAATGCATTTAACAGAAAATGAAGTAACGGTTATTTTACAAAGACTAATGCAGCGCGGTTTTCTTCAAATTGTGCAAAGTCGCGATGAACAAGGCGTGCTACATGAAGTGTTTTCACTCTCGCCGTTATGGAATCGTTTAACCGATAAGAAAATTCTTGTGAAAGAAGAAGAGGAAGAACAGGAAGATAAAATTGAGGAAGGCGAGTTATTCAAGTTATTTGAGCAAGAATTCGGACGCTTTTTATCTCCAATGGAAACAGAATCAATTTCGATGTGGCTCGATGAAGACGGACACTCTACTGATATCATTCGGGCGGCACTTAGGGAAGCTGTAATTGCACAAAAAGTGAGTCTTCGATACATTGACCGTATTTTATTTGAGTGGAAAAAGAAAAATGTAAAATCAATGGCAGATGTTGAACGTCAGGCTAAAAAATTCAGAACGACTGGTGTTCGACCATCAGAACAAGAGAAAACTGTGAGGGTGAAAAGAGTACCCTTTTATAATTGGTTGGAAGAGCGAGAGTAG
- a CDS encoding PBP1A family penicillin-binding protein: protein MSDQINSRTERRRAQQQNNKNQKPRNNKGLIKKIFLALVAIGFIGLISGLGLFAFYASSAPKLDEELLRDPLSSEILYANGELMYTTGSEKREYVNYEDIPKLMEDAILATEDVRFYKHHGMDFYRLGGAVIANFKRGFGSEGASTLTQQVIKNSFLTHDKTLKRKAQEAWLAFQLERNYEKEEIFEMYFNKILMSGNQYGFGTAADYFYGKKLDELELHEVAMLAGLPQSPNGYNPYNNPERAEKRRNIVLSLMHQHKKITKEEMEAAQATDVTSTLRPEEERVANNFKYPILLDVVLNELEQAGYGDIINDGVQIHTTFNPSAQRIVEESINNPSIYVDDKIQSGMTVLDTQTGGIVAIGSRDYSYGTNFARQEKRQLGSTMKPILSYGPAIEYLNWSTGQVVVDEPYKYPNGKSLGNAYPGFKGPMTIREGLYQSSNVTAVKTFKEVDKNDAMSFAAKLGIKLGDAHEASALGGTTEEFSTVDLAGAYAAFGNNGVYTKPYSINKIVMRDGKTEKNLKPKSVVAMKDSTAYMITDMLRDVFTKPGATGQNANVPGLDIAGKTGTTNEARDSWFVGYSTRYTVAAWGGYKDRTPMTSWQGQRMIPRDLFKGVMKDISANIETPRFQKPSSVEEVEVVYLSNPLMKASPAIPASMKRTELFVKGSVPQEVAKPEVVLNAPSNLSATFNEENESITLTWEHESPDSELIEGDVEFIVSANIDGGETIEVARTKEFALAFTDVNRGSTYTFSVVASVGELKSDAISTTLKVDGEEEVIPEEEPEEEPETNPDEENTPPEEDNNGKSPGEDGNQGNNGNNGDNGNNGNNGSQGNSGNNNEGNREDEEQGADTGTPPDDEINDENEDEQP from the coding sequence ATGAGCGATCAAATAAATTCAAGAACAGAACGACGAAGGGCTCAACAACAAAACAACAAAAATCAAAAACCCAGAAACAATAAAGGTCTAATTAAAAAAATCTTTTTAGCACTCGTTGCAATTGGGTTTATCGGACTGATTAGTGGTTTAGGTTTATTTGCATTTTACGCAAGTTCAGCACCTAAACTAGACGAAGAATTACTTCGAGATCCATTATCATCCGAAATTTTATATGCGAATGGCGAACTGATGTATACAACCGGCTCAGAAAAACGGGAATATGTGAATTACGAAGATATCCCCAAATTAATGGAAGATGCTATTCTCGCAACTGAGGACGTACGTTTTTATAAGCACCATGGAATGGATTTTTACCGATTAGGCGGTGCAGTAATTGCAAACTTTAAAAGAGGATTCGGTTCAGAAGGCGCAAGTACGTTAACACAGCAGGTCATTAAAAACTCTTTTCTAACACATGATAAAACACTAAAAAGAAAAGCACAGGAAGCATGGCTGGCTTTTCAATTGGAAAGAAACTACGAAAAAGAAGAAATCTTTGAAATGTATTTCAATAAAATTTTAATGTCAGGTAACCAATACGGTTTTGGCACGGCTGCCGATTATTTTTACGGCAAAAAATTAGATGAACTAGAATTACATGAAGTTGCTATGCTAGCTGGACTTCCTCAAAGTCCAAATGGATATAACCCTTACAATAATCCTGAACGTGCAGAAAAACGAAGAAATATTGTTTTATCTTTAATGCATCAGCATAAAAAAATTACAAAAGAAGAAATGGAAGCAGCACAAGCAACCGATGTAACGTCTACCTTGCGTCCAGAAGAAGAAAGAGTTGCAAACAACTTTAAGTACCCTATCTTACTTGATGTTGTTCTGAATGAGTTGGAACAAGCTGGGTACGGTGACATTATTAATGATGGTGTACAAATTCATACGACATTCAATCCATCAGCGCAACGAATTGTTGAGGAAAGTATTAATAATCCAAGTATTTATGTCGACGATAAAATTCAATCAGGAATGACAGTACTGGATACACAAACAGGTGGGATTGTTGCAATTGGTTCGCGCGACTATTCATATGGTACAAACTTTGCCCGCCAAGAAAAACGGCAACTCGGCTCAACGATGAAACCGATTTTATCTTATGGACCGGCGATTGAATATTTAAATTGGTCAACTGGTCAGGTTGTTGTAGATGAGCCTTATAAGTATCCAAACGGAAAATCTCTAGGCAATGCTTATCCTGGTTTTAAAGGTCCCATGACAATACGCGAAGGACTTTATCAATCTAGTAACGTAACTGCAGTTAAAACATTCAAAGAAGTAGATAAAAATGACGCAATGAGCTTTGCAGCCAAGTTAGGTATCAAACTAGGAGATGCCCATGAAGCATCAGCACTTGGCGGAACCACAGAGGAATTTTCAACAGTTGATCTTGCAGGCGCATATGCAGCATTCGGAAATAACGGTGTTTATACAAAACCGTATTCTATTAATAAAATTGTCATGCGTGACGGTAAAACAGAAAAAAACTTGAAACCTAAATCGGTTGTGGCGATGAAAGATTCCACCGCATATATGATAACGGATATGCTAAGGGATGTCTTTACAAAACCAGGGGCAACAGGACAGAATGCAAATGTACCTGGTCTCGATATCGCAGGTAAAACAGGTACAACGAACGAAGCAAGAGATTCTTGGTTTGTAGGCTATTCTACACGCTATACAGTCGCTGCATGGGGCGGATATAAAGACCGAACACCGATGACTAGTTGGCAAGGACAAAGGATGATACCAAGAGATTTATTTAAAGGAGTTATGAAAGATATTTCAGCTAATATCGAAACACCACGTTTCCAAAAGCCATCTTCTGTAGAAGAAGTCGAAGTTGTGTACCTTTCTAACCCATTAATGAAAGCAAGTCCAGCAATTCCTGCAAGTATGAAACGAACAGAATTATTCGTAAAAGGCTCTGTGCCACAAGAAGTAGCTAAACCAGAAGTTGTATTAAATGCACCGTCTAATTTAAGCGCTACATTCAATGAAGAAAATGAGTCCATCACGTTAACATGGGAACATGAAAGCCCTGATTCAGAACTGATTGAAGGCGATGTTGAATTTATAGTAAGTGCGAATATTGACGGCGGCGAAACAATAGAAGTGGCTAGAACAAAAGAATTTGCCTTAGCATTCACCGATGTCAATCGTGGGTCAACCTACACCTTTAGCGTTGTCGCTTCAGTCGGTGAACTGAAGAGTGATGCCATTTCTACGACGCTCAAAGTTGATGGTGAAGAGGAAGTAATTCCTGAAGAAGAGCCCGAAGAAGAACCTGAAACAAATCCTGATGAAGAGAATACACCACCTGAAGAAGATAACAATGGAAAGTCGCCAGGTGAAGATGGAAATCAAGGGAATAACGGGAATAATGGCGACAATGGCAACAACGGAAATAATGGAAGTCAAGGAAATTCCGGAAATAATAATGAAGGAAACCGGGAAGATGAGGAGCAGGGCGCCGACACAGGCACTCCCCCGGATGATGAAATCAATGATGAGAACGAGGATGAACAACCTTAA
- a CDS encoding DUF5590 domain-containing protein, whose translation MLNWVKFISAFLFALVTVIVITVFYNANKPIATVKDTAAEAAVRSGQIMTVDAIQPYNGTESMVTVFGVNQDGEKVAVFVNEQDEKNFQEVKLADGVSKEQALQTVFKEHQVDKVLHVQLGIEENEPIWEVAFKNDSGKLNYVYILFKDGEWTKRILNL comes from the coding sequence ATGTTAAATTGGGTTAAATTTATTTCGGCCTTCCTATTCGCATTGGTCACGGTTATTGTCATTACTGTTTTTTACAATGCGAATAAACCGATAGCTACTGTAAAAGATACAGCGGCAGAAGCGGCCGTCCGTTCAGGGCAAATCATGACAGTTGACGCCATCCAACCCTATAATGGGACAGAATCAATGGTCACTGTATTCGGGGTAAATCAAGATGGTGAAAAAGTCGCGGTGTTTGTGAATGAACAAGATGAAAAAAATTTTCAAGAAGTTAAGCTAGCGGATGGCGTCTCCAAAGAACAAGCACTCCAAACAGTTTTTAAAGAGCATCAGGTAGATAAAGTTTTACATGTCCAATTAGGGATTGAGGAGAACGAACCGATTTGGGAAGTTGCCTTTAAAAATGATAGTGGTAAATTGAATTATGTATACATTCTCTTTAAGGATGGAGAATGGACTAAAAGAATTTTAAATTTATAG